A genomic window from Phosphitispora fastidiosa includes:
- a CDS encoding DUF6612 family protein, producing MKKGKILLLVLLLAAGIILYFWEPWNALKEEPKLENAADIMEEARDAAGDIKNYTYKTEVSVGNQVNVDILNRVDRDDDRQMVDFTWQIPQMSGETLMYIQGDEVYVLSPVKKKWGRPEEDPTVGPFVEFFYRQLSLVDPVSNLINIDQQSGKVSVITQSEKENTAQKNTAHKNAGQEYVIEVIPEAGALSELTDAMPPQLKGAELKEIKQVFRISRESYLPVRYEVHARVSFFGLASMKFTVDSVPRDYNKTELNIPKELEQKMKGQ from the coding sequence ATGAAAAAAGGAAAGATACTGCTTCTGGTTCTGCTTCTGGCAGCAGGGATCATCCTGTATTTCTGGGAACCCTGGAATGCCCTCAAAGAGGAACCGAAACTCGAAAATGCTGCTGATATCATGGAAGAGGCCAGGGATGCAGCGGGAGATATCAAAAATTATACGTACAAAACTGAGGTATCAGTGGGGAATCAGGTCAATGTGGATATCCTGAACAGGGTTGACCGGGATGACGACCGGCAGATGGTTGATTTTACCTGGCAGATACCCCAAATGTCGGGAGAGACATTGATGTATATCCAGGGCGACGAGGTATATGTCCTAAGCCCTGTAAAGAAGAAATGGGGGAGACCAGAGGAAGACCCCACGGTAGGGCCGTTTGTAGAATTTTTCTATAGGCAGCTGAGTTTGGTAGATCCGGTGTCAAACCTGATCAATATAGACCAACAGAGCGGGAAAGTTTCTGTGATAACACAGTCTGAAAAGGAAAATACCGCACAGAAAAATACCGCACATAAAAATGCCGGGCAGGAATATGTAATTGAGGTTATCCCTGAGGCAGGCGCTCTTTCAGAGTTGACTGATGCCATGCCGCCCCAGTTGAAAGGGGCTGAATTAAAGGAAATAAAACAGGTATTCCGGATTTCCCGGGAAAGTTATCTGCCGGTGAGATACGAGGTTCACGCCAGGGTCTCCTTTTTCGGCCTGGCATCCATGAAGTTTACGGTAGACAGTGTACCTAGAGATTATAACAAAACTGAACTTAACATCCCCAAGGAGTTGGAACAAAAAATGAAAGGGCAGTAA
- a CDS encoding DUF6612 family protein produces the protein MKKALQIFMCIIFILTAFSGVAGAAEPVKVLIDDEGITFDVAPVIREGRTLVPVRKIVESMGGEVTWNEASRTVTVIKGDDNVVLVIDSNLARVNETDVVMDVPAAIIDGRTLIPLRFVSENLDAVVTWDAVTRTISIKTPVNIDEEAYALLAASMEKNKDIKKLKMDMEGEMEVSVSGMTGPESMKMGFVGNMKMDTEAPAFAFTGTMSTEPALLGQEMEVEYIFKDNVYYIKDPIAGTWMKMEMDPEEAEVYTQLIQQSSSLAIDYTAFLDAAKEIGAFREVSFAGEKVINGVQTTGVTFEINGLKLGKLVDMILTDVYGEAAAGDEVLNEVLNDETLNEMLNDAIKAITINKLSYTYWIGDRNNIYYGSDCEMKMGINLGAALGSMTMEGDITTTISDINKTQVITVPKEAEAAVDIMSGLDSLE, from the coding sequence TTGAAAAAGGCTTTACAGATTTTTATGTGCATTATTTTTATCCTGACCGCATTTTCCGGTGTGGCGGGAGCAGCAGAGCCCGTAAAAGTCCTGATTGATGATGAGGGAATTACCTTTGATGTGGCTCCGGTAATTCGTGAGGGCAGGACCCTGGTGCCGGTAAGGAAAATAGTCGAATCAATGGGTGGCGAAGTAACCTGGAATGAAGCCAGCAGAACCGTTACCGTGATTAAAGGGGACGACAATGTAGTCCTGGTAATTGACAGTAATCTGGCCAGGGTTAATGAAACAGATGTTGTTATGGATGTGCCGGCAGCTATTATTGACGGCAGGACCCTGATACCGCTGCGGTTTGTAAGTGAAAACCTTGATGCTGTGGTAACCTGGGATGCAGTTACCCGGACCATATCCATCAAAACTCCGGTTAATATTGATGAAGAGGCATATGCCCTTCTGGCTGCCTCAATGGAAAAAAATAAGGATATTAAGAAGTTAAAAATGGATATGGAAGGCGAAATGGAAGTATCGGTGTCAGGGATGACAGGGCCTGAGAGTATGAAGATGGGTTTTGTCGGTAATATGAAGATGGATACTGAAGCGCCGGCCTTTGCCTTTACCGGTACAATGTCCACTGAACCTGCGCTTCTCGGTCAGGAGATGGAAGTCGAGTATATTTTTAAGGATAATGTATATTACATCAAAGACCCGATTGCCGGAACCTGGATGAAAATGGAAATGGATCCCGAAGAAGCAGAAGTCTATACACAGCTTATTCAGCAAAGCAGTTCATTAGCGATTGATTATACGGCATTTCTTGATGCTGCAAAAGAAATCGGCGCTTTTCGTGAAGTGAGCTTTGCTGGCGAGAAAGTCATTAATGGGGTACAGACCACAGGTGTAACTTTCGAAATTAATGGGCTGAAACTGGGTAAACTGGTGGATATGATCTTAACCGATGTTTACGGTGAAGCCGCTGCCGGTGACGAAGTTTTGAATGAAGTGCTCAATGATGAAACCTTAAATGAAATGCTCAATGATGCTATTAAGGCTATTACCATAAATAAGCTCAGCTACACATACTGGATAGGTGACAGAAATAATATTTATTATGGCAGTGACTGTGAAATGAAAATGGGGATTAATCTCGGGGCTGCCCTTGGGAGTATGACTATGGAAGGTGATATCACAACAACCATTTCAGATATTAATAAGACTCAGGTGATTACGGTTCCTAAAGAGGCTGAAGCAGCAGTTGATATCATGTCGGGTCTTGATTCGTTAGAATAA
- a CDS encoding MFS transporter, translating into MSLKEELKKKPYFKWIVLCNVATGTFMATLDGSIVNVALPTISVDFGVGKETLQWTVTAYLLTISSLLLAFGRLADIIGKNRVYAAGFLGFALGSALCGTAGTVQLLVFFRIIQAVGAAMMMANAMGLITSCFPPRERGRALGTMGTVVALGSLTGPSLGGFLVSSLGWRAIFYINIPIGILGFIASLFILPRDKDILGKQKFDYFGALLFGGGITCFLLGLSDGQEYGWASQRILVLLVGSAVLLGAFFITQLKIKQPMIELSLFRSRLFFAGNVAGLLSFVAMFFTTYLLPFYMSEILSLKAYQMGLVMTAFPVVMALTAPFSGWLSDKTGPLLLTTGGLSINAIGLYLLADISVDMSPLSLVWKMALMGLGTGMFQSPNNSSVMSTVPLPKLGVAGGVVATVRNVGMVIGVALSVAIFNTRFAALKSVLPWQTAYVEALGLVFKVAAVIALCGAAVSFVRGGGAPGGSAGTKGGRTAAKSDA; encoded by the coding sequence GTGTCATTGAAAGAAGAATTAAAGAAAAAGCCCTATTTTAAATGGATAGTTCTTTGCAATGTAGCCACAGGTACTTTTATGGCTACCCTGGATGGGAGTATAGTTAATGTGGCTTTACCGACAATCTCTGTTGATTTCGGTGTTGGCAAGGAGACCCTGCAGTGGACGGTCACTGCATACCTGCTGACTATTTCGAGCCTGCTTCTGGCTTTTGGCAGGCTGGCAGACATCATTGGCAAAAACAGGGTGTATGCAGCGGGGTTTCTGGGTTTTGCGCTGGGTTCAGCCCTGTGCGGGACAGCCGGTACTGTACAGCTGCTGGTGTTCTTCAGGATTATTCAGGCGGTGGGCGCAGCAATGATGATGGCAAATGCTATGGGGCTGATAACTTCCTGTTTTCCTCCCAGGGAGCGGGGACGGGCCTTGGGAACTATGGGAACCGTAGTTGCCCTGGGGAGTCTCACCGGACCCAGTTTGGGAGGTTTTTTGGTCAGCAGTCTGGGATGGCGGGCAATATTTTATATTAACATTCCTATTGGGATTTTGGGATTTATTGCATCCCTTTTTATCCTGCCAAGGGACAAAGATATACTGGGAAAACAAAAATTTGATTATTTTGGGGCCCTGCTGTTTGGCGGCGGGATAACCTGTTTTCTTTTGGGGCTGTCTGATGGCCAGGAGTATGGCTGGGCTTCCCAGCGGATACTGGTTCTCCTGGTTGGTTCGGCTGTCCTTCTGGGAGCGTTTTTTATTACACAACTGAAAATCAAGCAGCCGATGATTGAACTTTCCCTGTTCCGCAGCAGGCTGTTTTTTGCCGGCAATGTAGCTGGATTGCTGTCTTTTGTGGCCATGTTCTTCACTACTTATCTGCTGCCATTTTATATGTCTGAGATACTTAGTCTGAAGGCCTATCAAATGGGACTGGTGATGACTGCTTTTCCGGTGGTCATGGCTCTGACAGCTCCTTTTAGCGGCTGGCTCTCAGATAAAACAGGGCCTCTTTTGCTGACTACCGGGGGATTGAGTATCAATGCAATTGGCTTGTATTTACTGGCAGATATAAGTGTTGATATGTCGCCCCTGTCACTGGTCTGGAAAATGGCTTTAATGGGATTGGGAACGGGAATGTTCCAGTCACCAAATAACAGCTCTGTTATGAGTACGGTTCCGCTCCCCAAACTGGGGGTTGCCGGAGGAGTTGTGGCCACCGTGAGAAATGTTGGAATGGTAATTGGAGTTGCTCTTTCGGTGGCGATTTTTAATACCAGATTTGCAGCCCTGAAATCTGTTCTGCCCTGGCAGACTGCTTATGTTGAGGCCCTTGGCCTTGTCTTTAAGGTGGCCGCAGTGATTGCCCTTTGCGGGGCAGCGGTTTCGTTTGTAAGGGGCGGGGGTGCGCCAGGTGGTTCTGCCGGAACGAAGGGTGGCAGAACTGCTGCCAAAAGTGATGCTTGA
- a CDS encoding sensor domain-containing diguanylate cyclase encodes MNRFFDVDVLLSLFESMHIGIIFVDPDGIIRYCNVSAGIMKNIPREALVGRKLEDCHPKETYVKIEEMIRNACGKKFAEWKRIDVHSEPDLEKLVSPVFTPEGEFIGLVLVSLDITGKRELTDRIRKSEKELSALFKVSHTINSSLNLNDVLFKILLLAVEVINFTSGTIYLLDEAREKLVPMATTDCLLGETPVETIDFASPDSIIAFAVRSGEMVSLERGRPGFDKIVKRPETSAVFVLPLKDQDKCLGALVVESEERDVFGLEEQELLHTFANHAAAAIKNAQLFAKTQKMAFVDGLTGLYNRQYFDQVLDQAVAQLKRKDLYLTIIMVDVNDLKFINDFFGHIMGDQIIQAAAHVLQYSVRDSDTVCRYGGDELVMLLPNTTREEALIVHKRILENVAKWNEEQNNNQDISLALSIGTATAFGREGLSDILTRADQSMYEDKRRYKLGIHDETPIERAKKQYYSSS; translated from the coding sequence ATGAACCGGTTTTTTGATGTCGATGTTTTGCTGAGCTTGTTTGAAAGTATGCATATTGGGATTATCTTTGTGGACCCAGACGGTATTATCCGGTACTGTAATGTCTCTGCAGGCATTATGAAAAACATCCCCAGAGAAGCTCTGGTGGGCAGAAAACTGGAAGACTGCCACCCTAAAGAGACATATGTCAAAATAGAAGAAATGATTAGAAACGCATGTGGGAAAAAATTTGCAGAATGGAAAAGAATCGATGTTCATTCAGAACCTGACCTGGAGAAACTGGTATCACCTGTATTTACCCCTGAGGGTGAGTTCATTGGCCTGGTATTGGTCAGCCTGGATATTACCGGTAAACGTGAGCTTACTGACCGTATCCGCAAATCAGAGAAGGAACTGTCGGCGCTTTTTAAGGTGAGCCATACAATTAATTCATCACTCAATCTTAATGATGTCCTTTTTAAGATTCTGCTGCTGGCGGTTGAAGTAATAAATTTCACATCAGGTACTATTTATCTTCTGGATGAGGCCAGAGAAAAGCTTGTCCCCATGGCGACCACAGACTGCCTGCTTGGAGAAACGCCTGTGGAAACAATTGACTTTGCTTCTCCTGACAGCATTATTGCCTTTGCAGTAAGGTCCGGGGAAATGGTAAGCCTGGAACGGGGCAGACCGGGCTTTGATAAAATCGTAAAAAGGCCGGAAACAAGTGCAGTGTTTGTTCTGCCGCTAAAGGACCAGGATAAGTGCCTGGGGGCCCTTGTGGTGGAAAGTGAGGAGCGGGATGTCTTTGGTCTGGAGGAACAGGAACTTTTACATACTTTTGCCAATCATGCTGCTGCAGCCATTAAAAATGCCCAGCTGTTCGCCAAGACTCAGAAAATGGCTTTTGTGGACGGACTTACCGGGTTATATAACCGCCAGTATTTTGACCAGGTTTTGGATCAGGCAGTTGCCCAGTTAAAGAGAAAAGACCTGTACCTGACCATTATAATGGTTGATGTCAATGACCTGAAATTTATCAATGACTTCTTTGGTCACATCATGGGTGACCAAATTATCCAAGCTGCTGCCCATGTCCTGCAGTACAGTGTCAGGGACAGTGATACCGTGTGCCGTTACGGAGGTGATGAGCTCGTTATGCTTCTTCCAAATACAACCAGGGAGGAAGCGCTTATCGTCCATAAGCGGATTCTGGAGAATGTGGCCAAATGGAATGAGGAGCAAAATAACAACCAGGATATATCACTGGCGCTTAGTATCGGTACAGCAACGGCATTTGGCCGTGAAGGGCTCAGTGATATACTAACACGGGCCGATCAGAGCATGTATGAGGATAAAAGAAGATATAAGCTGGGGATTCATGATGAGACTCCGATTGAGCGGGCCAAGAAGCAATATTATTCATCTTCATGA
- a CDS encoding N-acetyltransferase, producing the protein MIYRKARISDAECIHALITHYANEGLMLARSRAMLYEHIRDFTVAEDNGKVIAAGGLHILWEDLAEVRALAVAPEYTKQGIGRGLISCFIRESWDLGILRVFSLTYQAIFFKKCGFKVVSKEILPHKVWKECIECPKFPNCDETAVLLEIN; encoded by the coding sequence ATGATTTATCGCAAAGCAAGAATCAGTGATGCCGAATGCATTCATGCACTAATCACACACTATGCCAATGAAGGTTTGATGCTGGCCCGCTCCAGGGCTATGCTTTATGAACATATCAGGGATTTTACTGTTGCTGAGGATAATGGGAAGGTGATTGCTGCCGGAGGGCTGCATATCCTCTGGGAAGACCTGGCTGAGGTACGGGCTTTGGCAGTTGCCCCCGAATATACCAAACAGGGAATAGGCAGGGGACTGATAAGCTGTTTTATCAGAGAATCATGGGATCTGGGCATTCTCCGGGTATTTTCCCTTACCTACCAGGCAATTTTCTTTAAGAAATGCGGTTTTAAGGTGGTCTCTAAAGAAATCCTGCCACACAAGGTATGGAAAGAATGTATAGAATGTCCAAAGTTCCCTAACTGTGATGAAACGGCTGTGCTTCTCGAAATTAACTGA
- a CDS encoding TldD/PmbA family protein, protein MLAKGDLEEILHLAVARGGDFADIFIEEKKTAAVACEADKIERINSGIDIGAGIRVISGDATAYAYTNDVSKEGLAKVAGVVSAASEGGRDVTVDLREVQPVVEIGIEKMPDTVSIDDKVEMVLRGNRAARGFDSRIKQVTVGIGDVIQNVVIANTKGDYVRDQRVRTRFMINTVAMDKGVIQTGYDAIGGFQGFELLQEYSPEDVAKEAAGRAVKMLEAKPAPAGKMEVVMSGEAGGTMVHEACGHGLEADLVQKKLSVYAGQKGQKVASDLITVVDDATIKGKYGSFRFDDEGTQGQKTVLIKDGVLQEYMYDRLTAMREQGVSPTGNGRRESYQDRPIPRMSNTYIASGKEDPEKIIKHVKNGLLVKKMGGGQVNTTNGDFVFDVAEGYLIREGEITGPVRGATLTGNGPEVLQTVDMVGSDLGYTIGTCGKDGQGVPVSDAQPTIHIPQIVVGGTAHGDENSPQVKRIRRL, encoded by the coding sequence CCTGTGAGGCTGATAAAATTGAACGGATTAACTCAGGCATAGATATCGGCGCCGGGATTAGAGTAATTTCCGGAGATGCGACAGCTTATGCATATACCAATGACGTTTCCAAGGAAGGGCTTGCCAAGGTTGCCGGTGTTGTCAGCGCTGCTTCTGAAGGCGGACGTGATGTTACTGTAGACCTCAGGGAAGTACAACCTGTAGTTGAGATTGGGATTGAAAAAATGCCTGATACTGTCAGCATTGATGATAAGGTGGAAATGGTGCTCAGGGGCAACAGGGCGGCCAGGGGATTTGACTCCCGGATTAAACAGGTTACTGTTGGGATTGGGGATGTTATTCAAAATGTCGTCATTGCCAATACAAAGGGAGATTATGTCCGAGACCAGAGGGTAAGAACCCGGTTTATGATAAACACGGTTGCCATGGATAAAGGTGTAATCCAGACCGGCTATGATGCCATAGGCGGTTTTCAGGGTTTTGAACTGCTGCAGGAATACAGTCCTGAAGATGTGGCCAAAGAAGCAGCGGGAAGGGCTGTTAAAATGCTGGAAGCCAAGCCTGCACCTGCGGGGAAGATGGAAGTGGTCATGTCGGGAGAAGCCGGCGGGACTATGGTGCATGAGGCCTGCGGTCATGGCTTGGAGGCAGACCTGGTCCAGAAGAAACTCTCTGTTTATGCCGGACAAAAAGGCCAAAAGGTGGCGTCTGACCTGATTACTGTTGTTGATGATGCCACGATAAAAGGGAAATATGGCTCCTTCAGGTTTGATGATGAGGGAACTCAGGGACAGAAGACGGTCCTTATCAAGGATGGAGTGCTGCAAGAATATATGTATGACCGGCTTACGGCAATGCGCGAACAAGGGGTTAGTCCGACCGGCAACGGAAGGCGCGAGTCATACCAGGACAGACCCATTCCCAGGATGAGCAATACATATATTGCCTCAGGGAAGGAGGATCCCGAAAAGATAATTAAACATGTGAAAAACGGGCTGCTGGTCAAAAAGATGGGCGGTGGTCAGGTAAATACAACCAATGGCGATTTTGTCTTTGATGTGGCTGAGGGATACCTTATCAGAGAAGGTGAAATCACCGGACCTGTAAGGGGGGCGACCCTAACCGGCAATGGTCCTGAGGTGCTGCAGACAGTTGATATGGTGGGCAGCGACCTGGGCTACACCATAGGCACCTGCGGCAAAGACGGTCAGGGGGTACCGGTTTCCGATGCCCAGCCAACAATCCACATCCCGCAGATAGTTGTGGGAGGAACGGCACATGGAGATGAAAACAGCCCACAGGTAAAACGGATTAGAAGGTTATGA